The DNA segment AATGAATGCCTCTGCAAGACCATTGGGGTTTTCCTGAACCTCATAAGAGAATTCAACACCTAGACTGCTGCCGTCACCAAGCAAATCCTTGAACATTGGCAGGTCACGTGGAGTAGATATAATTAATATTTCCCTAATTCCTGCAAGCATCAATACTGAAATAGGATAATAAATCATTGGCTTATCATATAAAGGCAATAACTGCTTTGAAACCGCTTTTGTAATTGGATAAAGACGTGTTCCAGAACCACCTGCAAGTACTATACCTTTCATAACAATCACTAAAATAAAGGTTTGTTGTTAATGATTAAAATATATATTTAAAAAAAGAGTTGAAAGTTATGGATAACTTTCAAATTTCAAAAAGTCGTTTTCGTCTGCTGCATCCTTGAAGGTATCAATAATGTCCTTGTCGACTGCACTGGCATTGATCAGCTCTATTTCGCAGTCCATTTCGGTAAGGCAGTCATATAATGCATCGAGGTTTTTACCGTAATAGTCCGGCAGGTCAAGTGCCTCGGCCAAATAGTCATGGCCTTTTTGTTTGATTAATTCGCCGTCCAACTGCATTTTAAACCTCTTTAAATGTATTATAATGGTCTGAAGTATAGTATACCTTGAAATCGCCGGAATTGTAGACTATTCTTTCAGCTCCACGTGCGGTTCCGTTTGCGTTAATGTCGCATTCGATGTATTTTGCATCTGAATCAGGAAGGACATGCTGACGATTTGTGAAGGTATCTCCACCTATGCTTTTTCCCGGAGCATAAT comes from the Methanobrevibacter sp. genome and includes:
- a CDS encoding barstar family protein, producing MQLDGELIKQKGHDYLAEALDLPDYYGKNLDALYDCLTEMDCEIELINASAVDKDIIDTFKDAADENDFLKFESYP